In the genome of Candidatus Kryptonium sp., the window CAAAGTTTTTAACAGTGCAAGGTGGGTTGAACTCAGGGTTGATGATCGCTCAATATACAGCAGCGTCACTTGTTTCGGAAAACAAAGTTTTATCTCATCCAGCAAGTGTTGATTCAATTCCGACATCTGCTAATCAAGAAGATCACAACAGCATGGGATCAATTTCAGCTCAAAAAGCATACAGAATTTTAAAGAATGTTCAAACGGTTATAGCAATTGAAATCATGTGCGCTGCTCAAGGAATTGATTTCGCAAAGGTTGATCCCAAGACGGGCAAGATTATGAAATGCGGTGTCGGCTCGCAAGCAGCATATGAGTTTATAAGAAGAAAAATAAAACATCTTGATGAAGACAGAATTTTACACGATGACATCATAAAAGCGCTTGAGATCGTAAAAACTGGCGAAATCATTAAAGCAGTTGAAGATGCAATTGGAGAAGAACTTGAATAATTCAATTGTAAATAAATCCGCGAAAAAATCGCCTGTCTCACTTGAACTTGATATAAGGTATCTTAAAGGGATCGGCGAGAAAAGGTCGCAAGCACTACGGGATGTAGGGATAGAGAAACTTGTTGATTTGCTTTATTATGCTCCAATTAAATACATTGACAGGAGCACAGTTATAAGTGTTGCTAACTTGAAAAGAAATTGGTGGGAGTTTTACCGCAAATCTGGGGCAGTCACATTCATTGGGCGAGTCGTGGAGAAAAAAATTCTCTTAAGTTCAGGGGGAAGGGAAATTCTTGAGATTGTAGTTGATGATGGGACGGGCAAATTAAGCTGTGTTTGGTTTAACAAAATTGAGTATTTCAAAAGACAATTTGATATCGGCGATCTCGTTGCAGTTTTCGGCAAACCGACAGCATTCAAAGGGAAAATAAATCTTGTTCATCCTGAATTTGATTTTTTAACTGAAGCAGACAGTGTGAACATACACACGGGAAGGATCGTCCCTGTTTATCCTTCAACATCAAAATTGAAATCCCTCGGACTTAACACCTTAAAACTCCGTGAACTTATAAGCAATGTTATCAATAACTACATTGATCAGGTTGAGGAAACTTTACCTGAAAAAATTCTTTCAAAGTATGATCTCGTGCCGTTGAAGTTCGCAATAAAATCAATTCATTTCCCAGAAACCCACAATGAATTAAATCTCGCTTTGAAAAGATTGAAGTTTGAAGAATTATTTTTCCTTCAACTTCTTCTTGCGAGGAAGCATTACGAGCTTAAGCATTTTGAAAAGGGAATATCTTTTAAAAAAATCGGTGATCTCGTCCACGGATTTAGCAAAATTTTACCTTTCAAACTTACCGAAGCCCAAAGGCGAGTAATTCGTGAAATATGGAATGATATGAAATCTGATAAACCAATGAATCGCTTGCTTCAAGGTGATGTCGGAAGTGGCAAAACAATCGTAGCTTTGATTGCAATGTTAATCGCTGTTGACAACGGCTATCAATCTGCATTTATGGCTCCGACCGAAATTCTTGCTGAACAACATTATGCCACCTTTTTGAGCTTATTAAATTCTTTGCCCGTTAAAGTTCGCCTTCTCATCGGAAGTTTAAAATCAAAAGAGAAAAAAGAAATTTTGAGCGAAATTGAAAGTGGCGAAGCACAAATAATAATTGGAACACATGCTTTAATTCAAGAAAGAGTCAACTTCAAAAATCTTGGGCTTGTCGTTATTGATGAACAACATCGTTTTGGAGTAATGCAAAGAGCATCACTTATTGAAAAAGGATACAATCCTGATGTTTTGATAATGACAGCGACACCAATTCCACGGACACTTGCCTTTACACTATACGGAGACCTTGATGTTTCAATAATAGACGAAATGCCAAGAAAAAGAAAAGTTAAAACCGAACTTTTACCCGACACCG includes:
- the recG gene encoding ATP-dependent DNA helicase RecG is translated as MQLEKNLNNSIVNKSAKKSPVSLELDIRYLKGIGEKRSQALRDVGIEKLVDLLYYAPIKYIDRSTVISVANLKRNWWEFYRKSGAVTFIGRVVEKKILLSSGGREILEIVVDDGTGKLSCVWFNKIEYFKRQFDIGDLVAVFGKPTAFKGKINLVHPEFDFLTEADSVNIHTGRIVPVYPSTSKLKSLGLNTLKLRELISNVINNYIDQVEETLPEKILSKYDLVPLKFAIKSIHFPETHNELNLALKRLKFEELFFLQLLLARKHYELKHFEKGISFKKIGDLVHGFSKILPFKLTEAQRRVIREIWNDMKSDKPMNRLLQGDVGSGKTIVALIAMLIAVDNGYQSAFMAPTEILAEQHYATFLSLLNSLPVKVRLLIGSLKSKEKKEILSEIESGEAQIIIGTHALIQERVNFKNLGLVVIDEQHRFGVMQRASLIEKGYNPDVLIMTATPIPRTLAFTLYGDLDVSIIDEMPRKRKVKTELLPDTERERVYEFVRLKVKEGHQAYIVYPLIEESEKLDLESAIEGYVRLKNEIFPEFNVGLIHGKMPGTERQEIMLAFKEGKIQILVATTVIEVGIDIPNATIMIIENAERFGLAQLHQLRGRIGRSEKQSYCFLIAKSSLFKKTTDETLFDYETLEESKAIERLKVIESTMDGFKIAEKDLELRGPGEFFGTRQSGFIKFKFADISKDKNLLEIARSEAFEIIKEDPNLLKPEHFILRKQFLKLYSDSVDLAKVS